GGGAACCGGGCATGCCCGTTCCCGGAAAGCGGCGCGCTTAGCCGGGCAGGGGCGAATCGTCAAGCGCGTTGCGGCGGGCGGCGCAAGCGCGTAGCGGGGCGGGGACATGACCCGCTGGCCGATCCCCGATCCCATGGCGCGCGCGCTGGCGCTGGCGCGGGCGGCTGCGGACCGGGGCGAAGTCCCCGTTGGCGCGGTCGTCGCCCGCGCGGGCGAAGTGATCGGGGAAGGGCGCAACGCCCCGCGCGGGACCCACGATCCCACCGCCCATGCCGAAATCGCGGCGATTCGCGCGGCCGCCGCGGCGATCGGCGACGAGCGACTGAAGGGGTGCGATCTCTATGTCACGCTGGAACCTTGTGCGATGTGCGCCGGGGCGATCGTTCACGCGCGGATTGCCCGTCTCTATTACGCCGCGCCCGATCCGAAAGGCGGAGCGGTCGAGCACGGGGCACGCGTGTTCGACCATCCGCAATGCCTGCACCGGCCCGAGGTCTACACCGGAATCGGCGAGGCCGAGGCGGCCGGGCTGCTGCGTGAGTTCTTCCGCGCGCGGCGGTGAGTCACAGGCCGCGCCAGACCTTCACTCGTGCGGCATCTTTTGCTCCGTATCGGGCGCGATCGCATTTCGCGGGGCGAAAGTCCTTGCCGTAGCAGAGCCGCAATTCCTCCAGCCAGCCGCGTCGGTTGAGCTTGATGCCGACCGCGTCGGCGCGCCAGCCGCGGTTGGCGAGGAGGAACGTCTCGCGAATCTTGCCCACTGTCAGCGTTCGATCGCGCGAAAGGCGGTCCATGTCGGGAAAATGCAGCGATTCCCACAGGATGCGGGTCACGCGGAAATAGGTTTCCGGCCGGCGGACCATGCAGCTTCCATGCTTGGCCCATTGCCGGGCCAGCAATGCCGCGCCGGGGGCGAGGCACAGGTTGCGCCGCACCTCCGCCGGCGAGAGACGGCGCGCGGTCGGGCACCACTGCGGCCAGGTCGTGCGTCCTTCGGGCCATAGCCCGTGGACCACGAAGCCGAAGCGTCCGTTGCGGCCGGAACATTGCACGCGGTGGCGCGCCTGGCCCTCTCGCCCCTTGCAGAATTCGGGCGACCACGAGAGCGCGAGCGTATAGCCGGTTACCGGCACCTGGCGGGCCGGGCCGTCGGGCCGGATTTCGGGCACCGAAACCGCGCGCGGCACGCGGCACTGGTAAGCCTGGGCATGGGCCGCGCCCCCTGTTGCCAGCACCGCGAGGGTGAGGGCGAGGGCGGGCGCGGCCTTCACAGCGGCGTGAAATCCAGCCCGATGTCGGCGGCCGGCGCGCTCTGGGTCAGCCGGCCGACCGAGACGTAGTCGACCCCGGTTGCCGCCTTCGCCGCGATGGTCGACAGGTCGATCCCGCCGCTCGCCTCGGTCGGTACGCGTCCGGCGACGATGGCGACCGCCTCGCGCAGTGTCGGCGGGTCCATATTGTCGAGCAGCAGGCGCGTGGCGCCCGCCGCCAGTGCCGGCTCGATCTGGTCGAGCCGGTCGACTTCGCAAATGATCTCGGTCACCCCTGCGGCGACCGCGCGGCGCACCGCCTCGTCCACGCTGCCCGCCACGAGCACGTGATTGTCCTTGATCATCGCGGCATCCCATAACCCCATGCGGTGGTTCGCTGCGCCTCCCTGCCGCGTGGCATACTTTTCGAGCACGCGCAGCCCGGGCAGGGTCTTGCGCGTATCGAGCAGGGTGCAGCCCGGGTTCGCCATCGCATCGACATAGGCCCGCGTCATCGTCGCGATGCCCGAAAGGTGCTGGACGGTGTTGAGCGCGCTGCGTTCGGCGGTGAGCATGGCGCGCGCATTGCCCGAAAGCCGCATGATGTCGGTGCCCGCCGGTACATGCGCCCCTTCCTCCGCCAGGATCTCGATTCCGATTCCCGGATCGAGCGCGCGAAAGAAGGCGGCGGCGACCGGCAGCCCGGCCACGACGATCGGGTCGCGCGTATCCATGACACCCGCGAACCGCGCATGGGCGGGGATCACGCTTTCGCTGGTCACGTCCCGCCCGCCGCCTGACAGCCCCTCGCCAAGGTCTTCCGCCAGCGTGTCGCGGACGAAACGGTCGAGATCGAAGCCGGGCAGGGAGAATTGCGTCATGCAACGGGTGTGGCGGATTCTATCGGCCGCCTCAAGCCGTCACCGATCCCAGCGCTGACGTGCACGACGAGGCGGAGAAGCGTGCCAGCGGCGTGATGAGGCGCCCTGCACGCGCCAGCCTAATGCACGAAACGCGCGACCACGTCGCGATAGCTCCGGCTCACTTTCACCTCGGCGCCGCTGTCGAGAACGAGAAAGCATTCCCCGTTGGTGTGCGGCCGGACCTGGCGCACCTGGTCGAGATTGACGATGGTCGAGCGATGTACGCGCTGGAACTTGCGCGGGTCGAGCCGACGTTCCAGGTCTTTCATCGTCTCGCGCAGAATCAGCGAGTTGTCGCCGGTGTATATGCACATATAGTCGCCGGCGGCCTCGATATGCTCGATCGAACTCACCTCGACCCGGAAGATCTGGCCCCGGTCCTTCACATTGATGAGCTTTTCGAACCGGTCGCTCGCTTCGCTTTCGCTGTCGACGAACTCTTCCGCCGCGTCGGGGGCGACCTCGCTCAGCACGTTGAGCAGCTTCTCCGCTTCCTCGGCGGAGCGTTTTTCGGACAAGCGCAGGCGGACGCGCTCGATCGTGTCGGCCAGCTTGTCCGGGTCGACCGGCTTCATCAGGTAATTGACCGCATTGGCCTCGAACGCGCGGATCGCATGTTCCTGAAACGCGGTGACGAAAACGAACAGCGGCGGCTCGATCTCCATCACGCCCTTGACCACCGAGAAGCCGTCGAACCCGGGCATCTGGATATCGAGGAAGACGAGATCGGGCTTTTCCGTCTTGATCTTGCGGATCGCCTCGCGGCCGTTGGCGCAAGTATCGATGACCTCGACATCCTCGAAAGGCTCCAGGCGGACCTGGAGGCCTTGAATGGCGAGCTTCTCGTCGTCGACGATAATGGTGCGAATGGTCATGTTTCGGTTCCGATTGGCCGCTTCGCCATCGGCGATGCGGCAGAGGGGGATATCGATTGTTCGGAGATACGCTGGCGGGACGCGGCGGGTTCCGCGCTGGCGGCAGGCTCGTAGGGGATCTCGATAATCACGGTGAAGCCGCCCTCGGGCGGGGTGCGGATCTCGAACACATGGTCGTCGCCATAGGCCTGCGCAAGCCGGTTCCTTATATTGGCGAGGCCGACCCCGGTCGAGACCGCCTGCCCGTCGCCAGAAAGTGCGAGTGGCAGGCTGGGGCGCATCGGGCTGTGTTGCAAGCCCGGCCCGGTGTCGGAAACGGCGATGCGCAGACGGTTTCCGACGAGCCGAGCCGTAACGCTGATTCGCGCGCCTTCCTCCTGCGGCGAAACCGCGTACTTGATCGCGTTTTCGACCAGCGGCTGGAGCAGCATCGAAGGCAGGCACCCTTGCGCCGCGGCGGGCTCGATCGCGAATTCGGTTCGCAGTCGTTCCTCGAACCGCATGCGTTCGATCCCGAGATAGAGTTTCAGCGTGTCGATTTCCTGCGCCAGCGTGACTTTGCCGCCGGGCTGGCTGATCAGCGTATGGCGCAGGAACGAGGATAGCCGGGTCAGCATGGCATTGGCCGGCTCCGTCTGCTTGAGAAGCACGAGCGTGCTGATCGAATTGAGCGTGTTGAACAGGAAATGCGGGTTCAGCTGGTACCGCAGCATTGCCAGCTGCGCGCCGGTGGCCTGGGCTTCCAGCCGTTCCAGCCGGTCCGCCTGCTCTTCGATCTGAAGAAAGAAATTGATCGCATAATAGAGCGCCGACCAGGTGCCGAGCAGTGTCAGCGGATAGATCAGGTAAGCGATCAGCAAGGCCGTGAACCCGGCCTCGCTTTCGGGCAGGGTCAAGCTCTTGGCCCAGACCCCGATCGAGGCGAAAGCCAGAACCGCCAGCGCCAGCGCCAGCGTCGAAAGCCCCCAGGTCACCAGCGGACGGCGATTGATCAACTCGCGATAGAGCACCGACAGGATCAGGCTTATCGAAAAGCCGGCGATCGTTTCGATCACGACGATCACGAAGAACGAGAAATCGAGCGCGTTGATCGCCCCCGAAACAACGCGGAGCAGCAGGGCGCCCCCCCAGCCTGCAAACTGCAGGTTCCAGAACGCGCGCGTCTTGTCCTCGAAAAACGGGGTCGGTCTGAAGGGCAGCATGGCCATGACGGGGGTCTTAGCCGATTTGTGCCGATTTGGTCAGATTGTTTTGACCCTCCGCCGCCGCAGGCGCTAAACTGCCTCGCCGGGAGAGAGAACAGATGGACAAGACGGTCGAACGCGCGACGTTTCGCGAAATGAAAGAGGGCACGGCGCAGGACTGGGCCATAATCGGCGGCGAATATCGCGCTTTCGCCCGCGGCCTGGCCGATCGCGTGCTCGACCACTTGCGCTTGCTGAAGGGCGATTTCGGCGGCTTTCCGGTCTGCCGACTGGAGCATTCGCTGCAGACCGCCACCCGCGCGCACCGCGATGGGCGCGACGAGCAATATGTCGTGATGGCGCTGTTGCACGACATCGGCGACACGCTGGGCAGCTATAACCATCCCGAAGTCGCCGCCGCCATTGTCGCGCCGTTCGTGCGCGACGAGCTGCACTGGATCTGCAAGCACCACGGGCATTTCCAAGGATATTACTATTTCCACTATCTCGGCATGGACCGCGATGCGCGCGAGGCGTTTCGCGGGCACGAGCATTTCGATGCCTGCGCCGAATTCTGCGAGAAATACGATCAGGCCGCCTTCGATCCCGATTACGAGAGCGAGCCGCTATCCTTCTTCGAACCGATGGTGCGCCGCGTGATGGCTCGGCCGCTGGCAAGCCTCTACCGCCTGGAAGAGCCTGCCGAAGCTGCCGAATGACGCCGGTGCCGCTTCGGCCTTGCCGAAAACGCCGCTAATCGGGGATTGCGCGCCGGAAGTATCGCGACCAGTCGGCCTCGCCCGCCTGCGCCAGGCGCGCTTCGACCTGCGCGATTTCGGCCTCGATCGTTTCCGCGCGCTCGTCCCAGCCGTCGTGCGTCCGCTTGCGGAACAGGCCGCCCCCGTGGCGCGGCCCCCATCGCTGCATGAAGCGCAGCGCCGCGTGCGGGTCGTAACCGGCATTGGCGAGCAGCCAGGGCATAAGACGGTCGGCCTCGCGCTCGGTCGCACGAATATCCCGCCGTTTTCGTCCCCGGGCATTAAGCCATTCGGGATGGCCGAGCAGGTTGTGCGCCAGCTCGTGCGCGATCGCCGCGGCCAGTTCGTCCTCGCGGTAACCGAACCCGGGGAAATCGCGACCGACCACCACGCGCGTGCCATCGGCCACCGCGCGCTTGCCCGCGACGACTTCGAACCGGCCGGGACAGGCAGCGACGCCGGAAATCTCCAGCGTCTTGCCGTCGTGCAGCGTCAGTTCGACCCTGCCGTTTGCGGCCAGCGAAGTTTCGATCATGCGGTGGAGCCGCGCCAGCCGGCGCCAGTCGTTCGCGGGTCCGGCGGGGATCGCGGCGGGATCCGCCCCGTCGATGGCCGCGATCCCGTCGTCGGGCCGCAGGCCCGCGGTTTCGGCGGGGGAGCCCGGTGCGACCGCCTGCACCGCGACCGGACCGGCGATGCCGTTTGCGGCACGGATCGCCGCGGGGTCGGCATAAGCGGCGATGTCCTGCAGGAGCAGGCCGATTGCCGGGCGCGCCTCGCGGCAAAAAGGTGCATTGCCCGTTGTCAGCCGCCAGCCGATCGCAAGCAGCCGTCTATCGGCCTGGCGCAGCGCTGCCAGATCCGCGGCCAGGGGGTCAGGGGAGGCGGCGATGCCGCGCGGCGCCGGTTGCGAAGCGGCGGCAGAGGGCAGGGCGAGAAGCGCGGCCAGCAGCGCCCCCGCTGCCGCGCGGCACGTCACGATCCGCGCGCCGCGGCCACGGCCTCCTTCAACCCGTCGTAGCCGATCGCCCCTTCGAAAACCTGGCCGCCGATCACCCAGCTCGGCGTGCCGGAGAAGCCGAGCTTCCGCGCGAAATCCATGTTCTTCGCCAGTTCGAAAGACACCTTCTCCGACCCGGCGAAGGCTTTCGCCGCGGCCATGTCGAGCCCCGCGGCCTGCGCCGCGCGGGCAATGCTTGTCTCTTCGGGCGGGCCGAGTTCGAACATGGCCTCGTGAAAAGCGGCGAACTTGCCCTGTTCGGCGGCGGCCAGCGCCATGCGCGCGGCGGCTTCGCTGCCCTGGAAGATGGGCCATTCGCGCACCACCACCCGCAGATCGGGGTTCGCTTCGACCAGCCGCGCCACGTCGGACCGGCTCATCCGGCAGTAGGTGCAGCCATAGTCGGTGAATTCGACCAGCGTCACGGTTCCTTCGGGATTGCCCAGAACGGCGCCGGGAAAGGGAGTCGCGACTTCGTCGGCGAGATCGGCCAGCTTCCCCTCGGCCTCGCGCGCCTGATAGCGTTCGGCCATTTCGGGCAGAATGTCCGGGTTGTCGAGCAGGTAGGCGCGCGTCCGCGCGTCGCCGAGGCCGCTCCACGACCACAGCGCCGCACCGGCAAAGCCGAATACCAGCGCGAGGGCCGCGGCGACGATATGATCGCGTCTCGTCATGGGCAGGGGCGCTACCGGCGCTCCCGCTCGCGTTCAAGCGCTGCACGCGCCTGCAGGGCGATATCCTGCGCCCGGATCCAGTCCGGCGACCCCTCGGGCAGACCCGCCTCGGCCGCCTGCGCGCTGCGAATGGCCATGGCGTATTGCCGGCTCATCACCTGCTGTTCCGCGCTTGCCAGGCGCGCCCGCGGCATGTCGCCGCGCGCGGCATAGACCACGCCCAGCTGGTACCAGGCAAAGGGATTGAGCCGGTCGCGCGCGACCGCGGCGCGCAGGATCCGTTCGGCTTCCTCGAAATGCGCCTGGTCCTCGGTCGCGATCAGCGCATGGCCGAACATCGATGCGATCAGTGGCTGGTTGCGGGTCAGTTCGCTCGCTCGGCGCAGCGGCTCCAGCGCAGCTTGCGGCTGCCCCGATTCGAGCAGGATCTGACCCTTGAGTTCGAGGAAGTAGGGATCGTTCGGCGCAATGGCGAGAAGGGCGTCCGTTTCGGCCAGCGCGCGGTCCATCTGCGCGTCCTTGTGCCAGGCATAGGCGCGGGCGTAGCGCGCCGGAATGTCGGTCATCGTTTCGGGATAGGCCTGCAAGGTGCGCTGCGGTGTCTTCTGATATCCGAACAGCTTGGCCTTTACGCGTTCGAACCGGCGCTGAAGCTCCGCATCGTCCGGCGCTTCCCAGGCCGGGTCGGCGTGATAGACCTCGCGCAGGCGGGCGATGCGGTCGCCCGAAAGCGGGTGGGTGCGGGCGAAGCCGGCCTCGTCGCTCTGGCTGTAGCCGTAACGGAATTCCTGGTTTTGCAGCTTGGCGAAAAAGGCCAGCGACCCGCGGCCCGAAATGCCGGCTTTCGACAGATACTCCGCGCCCGCCGCGTCGGCAGAGGATTCCTGCACGCGGCTGAAAGCGAGATACTTGCCCAGCGCGGCCTGCTGGCCGGCCATCATCACGCCCATGGCCGCTTCGCCGGCGCCTGCCAGCGCCGCGCCGACCCCGAGGAGCAGCGACAGCAGCGAGATATTCGTCGCCGCGCTGGCGCCTTCGGCATGGCGGATGATGTGGCCGCCGGTGATATGGCCCAACTCGTGCGCAATCACGCCCTGAACCTCGTTGGCGGTGTCTGCCGCGTCGATCAGGCCGGTGTGGATATAGACTGCCTGCCCGCCGGCGACGAAGGCGTTGATCGAGCTGTCGTTGATGAGGACGATGTCGACATTGCCCGGCTGAAGCCCGGCCGCCTCGATCAGCGGCGCGGCCATCTCGTCGAGTAGGGCCTCGGTCTCGGCATCGCGCAGGATCGACTGCGCCGCCACGGGCTGTGCAGCCAGCGACAGCGCGGCCACGAGTGCGAGGATTCGGGCGAGGAGGCGCATTGCCCCCCTTGCTAGCGGTTTGGCGGCTGAACCGCCAATGAAGAAATGTTCGAATGCGTGAACCGCGCGTCGGATCGCGGCGGGTCCTGCCGCGTTCAATTCGCCAGCCGGCGGGCGGCGCGTTCGACGAGCGCCTCGTCGCCCGATATCTCGCCCAGCACGGCGACTTCGCCCGAGTCCATCCGGCGGATGACCACGAGGCCGAATTCCTCTCCGCGGGGGGCGATCGCTTCGAACCCGCGCGGTTCGATCGCGCGCAGCTTGCGCATCAGCTTCTCGCGCGGCTTCCCGGCCTGCGACTGCCGCCCGGCTTCCTCCCGGCGCAACTGGCGCTCGGCCTTGACCACGCCTTTGAGGCCACCTTCCGCCTGGGCGAGAAAATCCGCCAGCGCGCCGGCTTCGAGACCCAGCCGGCGGGCGTGCGACAGCACGGCGGCATATTCGGTCAGGCGCGTCTTGTCGTAATCGACGCCGAAAACGAGCTTGACCACCGGCGTCATCGGCGCGCGCTGCTGCACCTTGAGGCCGTTCTCGCCGACCAGGCGGGCGAATTCCTCCGGCGCCTCGCTCGCGGCGAGGCTGAAGTCGTAGGCACGCGACACCGCGGCATAGAGCGCGCCGCGCGTGCGATCCTCGCTGTTGCGCGCTGCCTCCGCGCATTCGCGGGCGGCGGCCAGCGCTGCCGCAAGACCTTCGTCTGCCGGTGCGGGATCCGCCGCCGGAAGATCGGAACCGATGGCGAGCGCCTCGCTTTCCTCGACCGGCAAGGCATCGTCCGGTTCCAGCGGGATGGCATAGGCTTTTCGGGGGGCGGACTGGCGTGCGATCATTTCGGCCATCCGCCAGGGGCCTTCGGGTATCGGCGCCGGGGGCGTGTCCTCGCCGCCTGCATCCCATTCGCCCGGCCCGGCCGCGCCCGAAGGCCCGTCGGCCCAGTCGGTCACCGGATCGGGTTCGCGCGGCTTTTCGGCCGGCGCGTCTTCATCGAGCGCCTGGTCGATTTCCAGCATCAGCTCGTCGGTGGTGAGCTGGTCGGCCAGCTCCTTCCAGTTGATCACGCCGTAAATGAAGTCGATCGTGTCGTCGTCGCTCGAAAACGGCAGCAGGATGCCGCGATAGAGGATCGTCGCACCGCGCTGGTTGACGAATTCCGCTTCGAACCCGATCGGCGCCTGATTGGCCAGGATCTGCATGTAATGGTCGGTGATCCGGCTGAGCAGAGATCGGGCCGGGACGTCGGCCAGCGATTCGATCCCGCCGTTTGCGCCGCATTCCGTCGCAAGCTCCGCGCCGAGATAGGGAACGGCCGGGTTGTCGACGCCCGAGGTGAAATCGAGCAGCACGCTGTAGGGGCCGAAATCGGGCAGGTTCTCGGGATGGAGATCCTCGATCGAAGGGAACGTGCGCTCGTCGAGCAGGCTGGCCCAGTGGTTGTAGGCACGGACCTGCATCCGCCGCTCGTCGGTTCCGATTCCGGCAGGCGGAAGCTCGCTGCCGCCCTCCTCGTCGGAGTAGTCGTGGTCGCGATCCGCTTCGCCATAGTCGGACGAATCGAAGTTTCCGCGAAGTGTGTCCATTGCCGTGTCGAAGCCCCCGAATGCGGTGTGCAATGCCCGTTCTGGGCCCGTTCTGGCGCGACATGGTAAAGTTACCGTTAAGTCGTGCCGGCTGGCCTTTCCCCGCGGTTCCGGGTGGACGAATGCGGCACGATAGGTCGCAAATCGCAACGCACTATTGACAAGCGGGTAAGCAGGAGCAGGATGGGTCGTGCCACGCACCGGTGTGAAAAAGCGTGCGGGCGAGGAGAGAACATATGGCCACGCAGTTCGCCGAACAGCCCCGGCAGTATCGCACGTCGCCGATCGCGGTCGAAGCGCTGAAGGAGCACCTTGCGCTCCATCCCGAGGAGAAGTGGGAGCATACCCACCCCTACGACGTCAGCCGCAGCGACATCTATTACGAGGACCGGTGGCAGCCGATCTTCGCCGAAATGCGCGCCAAGGGGCCGCTGCACTGGGTCGACGAGAGCCCGGTGGGCCCATACTGGAACGTGGTCAGCCACAAGGCGATCGGCCACGTCGAGGCGCTGCCCGAGCTGTTTTCCTCCAGCTGGGAACACGGCGGGATCACGATCCTCAACAAGCTGGACGAGGAACAGCTCGCCGCGCAAGGCCGCGAGCGGTTCGAGCTGCCGATGTTCATCGCGATGGACCGGCCCAAGCACACCGATCAGCGCCGTACGGTCGCTCCCGCCTTCACCCCGGCCGAGATGAAGCGGCTCGAGGACGATATTCGCCATCGCACCGGCGAGCTGCTCGATTCGCTGCCGCGCGGCGAAGTGTTCGACTGGGTCGACAAGGTCTCGATCGAGCTGACCACCGGCATGCTGGCGATCCTGTTCGGCTTTCCGTGGGAGGATCGCCGCCTGCTGACCTTCTGGTCCGACTGGGCGGGCGATACCGAGATCGCCATGGTGCGCGATCTCGACGAGATGCGGCACGAGATCCTGCGCGAGATGGCGGCCTATTTCCAGCAGCTCTGGGCCGAGCGCGCGAACAAGGAGCCGGGGCCCGACCTGATCTCGATGATGATCCACTCGCCGGCGATGAACCAGATGAGCCCGCAGGAATTCATGGGCAACCTGGTGCTGCTGATCGTGGGCGGCAACGACACGACCCGCAACACGATGAGCGGGATCGTCCACGGGTTCGACACGTTCCCTGACCAGCGCAAGCTGTTCGAGGAGAACCCCGACCTGATCCCCAACGCGGTGCAGGAATGCATCCGCTACCAGACGCCGCTGGCGCACATGCGGCGCACTTGCACCGAAGATACCGAGCTGTTCGGAGAGCAGGTGAAGGCGGGCGACAAGCTGGTGCTGTGGTATCTTTCGGCCAACCGCGACGAGGAGGTGTTCGAGAACCCCGACAAGCTCGACATCACGCGCGAGAACGCGCGGCGGCACCTCGCCTTCGGCTACGGCATCCACCGCTGCGTCGGCGCGCGCTTGGCCGAGTTGCAACTGCGCGTGCTGCTGGAAGAAATGCATGCGCGGCGCATGCGGGTTCACCTGGCGGGCGATGTCGAGCGGGTGCGGGCCAACTTCGTCCACGGCTTCCGCAAGCTTGAGGTCGAGGTGACCGGCTTCTGAGCTTTGCTCGCGCCGTTTCGGCGAGGTTCATGCCGGTTGCGGCATATTCGCGGCGATGGACCTGACATCCGCCAGAATCGGCCGTCGCGCCGCCTTGCGCCTGGCAGCGCTTGGCTCGGCAGGGCTGGCACTCGGCGCATGCGGGAGCGGCCGGGCCGATGCGCGCCGGTGGAAAGTCGTCCGCAGCGAGGCCCAATGGCGCGCGCGGCTGACTCGCAGCCAATATCGCATCCTGCGTGAAGGCGGGACCGAGCGCGCGTTCTCCTCGCCGCTCGATCGGGAGGAGCGCGCCGGCACGTTCGTCTGTGCCGGGTGCGGCAATGCGCTCTATTCGTCGAAGACGAAGTACGACAGCGGCACCGGCTGGCCCAGCTTCTGGAAGCCGCTGCCGGGCGCTATCGCGACCGCGACCGATTTCAAGATCGGCTATCCGCGAACCGAAGTGCTCTGCGCCGATTGCGGCGGCCATCTGGGCCATGTCTTCGGCGATGGGCCTCCGCCGACGGGCAAGCGTTACTGCATGAACGGCGCCGCGATGCAGTTCCGCCCCGCCTGAGCGGGCCGGCGCCGCTTCGGCCTTGCTGAAAACGATTCTAGCTTTCGCCCTGCAGCGGAGCCAGGAGCGAGGGGCATTGCAGCCGTGCGGCGGTGTGCGCCAATTCGCGCAGGTTGAAGGTCGTATCGAAGGAAAGGCCGTAGTGCTGGCGATCGCGCCAGCGGACTCGGGCATGGATTTCCGGCAGGCGCCGCGAAACGAGGCGGAGCGGCTGATCGATCGCGAGAAAGGTCGCGCATTCGATGCAGGCGCCCTGTTGCGAGATATTGACCAGATCGCCTTCCAGGACCTGGCCCGTCGCTTCGATCCGCAGCGGCAGGCCCACATCGAGGCGCAAGGGGCGCTTGGGATAGTCGCCCGGTTCGGCCAGCAGGTCGGCAACCTCCACGTGCCGGGCGAAACGATAGCCGACTTCGTTGCCGCGGTTCCAGACCTCGTCGATCGCGTGGCGTTCGCCGCTCTGAAGCTCCAGCAGCAGGCCCTCCCCCCGGGGCAGGCGATGGAACCCGCGCAGGCTGACGCCCGTGGCCGAAACGTCGCGGATGACGCACAGAAACTGGCCTTGCGGTGCGATCAGCTTCGCCGCTCGCAGCAAAAGCGTGAAACGCGGGGCTGCCCGTGCATCGGCCGG
The sequence above is a segment of the Pelagerythrobacter marensis genome. Coding sequences within it:
- the msrB gene encoding peptide-methionine (R)-S-oxide reductase MsrB, giving the protein MDLTSARIGRRAALRLAALGSAGLALGACGSGRADARRWKVVRSEAQWRARLTRSQYRILREGGTERAFSSPLDREERAGTFVCAGCGNALYSSKTKYDSGTGWPSFWKPLPGAIATATDFKIGYPRTEVLCADCGGHLGHVFGDGPPPTGKRYCMNGAAMQFRPA
- a CDS encoding PilZ domain-containing protein — its product is MDQASSQEPAGPADARAAPRFTLLLRAAKLIAPQGQFLCVIRDVSATGVSLRGFHRLPRGEGLLLELQSGERHAIDEVWNRGNEVGYRFARHVEVADLLAEPGDYPKRPLRLDVGLPLRIEATGQVLEGDLVNISQQGACIECATFLAIDQPLRLVSRRLPEIHARVRWRDRQHYGLSFDTTFNLRELAHTAARLQCPSLLAPLQGES